In Brevibacillus marinus, the genomic window AAAACACATTTCTTATTTTAATGGAATATCCCGGGCATTCTACTGTTTATATGGGGTAAACGAACAGAATGGGGTAGAAGTGAGCTGACTTCTGCCCTGATAAAAACGAAAATATGCGCGGCTTTGTCCAGCTTTAAGCACTGAGCAAACGCGTAATTTCTGCTTCAATGCTGTCCATTTCGTCAGTTGGTTCAAAACGTTTCACGACGTTTCCATTCTGATCAATGAGGAATTTGGTGAAATTCCACTTGATATCATCCCCAACGAGCAATTCTGGATATTTTTCGGCAAGAGCTTTAACAGCTTCGCTTGCATCTGTTCTGTGTTAAACCCTTGGAAGGGAGCTTGTTGTTTTAAGTATTTGAAAAGCGGGGCAGCGTCTTTCCCATTTACGTTCACTTTAGCAAACATGGTAAACGTTACGCCGTAATTGATTTGGCAGAAAGACGCAGCTTCTTCGCTTGTCCCAGGTTCCTGCTCAGCAAACTGGTTGCAAGGAAATCCCAAGATCTCCAAACCTTTCTGCTTATACTGATCATAAATACGCTACAAGTCGGCAAACTGCGGGGTGAACTGACATTTGCTCGCCGTATTGACAATCAGAACAACTTTCCCTTTATATTGTTCAAGCGAAACGATTTCCCCGTTCGGCTTTTCCACTTGAAATTGGTATATTGACATCGCTAGCCTCTCCTCCTCCTGGTCTTCATTTTCCTTCTCCTACATTACATTATCAAGATGTGAATCCGCAGCAGATAACTGCGGTTATCGGGTCTGTTGGTGCGCTCCCATGTCACAAGCGGCTTTTAATGAGCTCTGTAATGGAGAGAACGGTATCAAAACTATCGCCCAAAAACTCCGCTACAGCAAATTCTACGTCTAGTTCTCTCGCAACCGCTTGACACTCTTCTTTAATTTCCTGATAGGACTCCACATCTGCGGTTACACTCAACAGTTCGCACATGACAAAACCTTTCGCACCTTTTGCCGCTAACGCTTTCATCGCTTCTTTCACATCGGGACCTAACCATCCATCGCCCCGCCCCGAGCGAAACACCGCTTGATAACGAGCAATGTTGGCAGCCGCCGCAACAGCTTTAGCCATCTCTGAGTCACATATTGATCATTGTGCTCGCCCTAGATAGACGGCAGAAGCCGAGGCTGCTGCCAATTGACGAAGGCAGCTTGTCCCCGTCCGTATGTGACACAGTTATGTCGAATGTCACGGAAAATTTGTATTTATTGCTGATCAAAACCGATCGATTGATATGATAGATAGTAATATAGTAACAGAAGCTTCTTTCTAAGAATTTTTTGGGGGTACTTATCCATGATTCATTTCGACAGCATCGCAAAACGCATGGCTCCTGAAGGTATTTTGGATTTCATTAAAGAAGGAGACGATTTGATTTTACCGCTGGCCAATGGCGAACCTGTCGTACTGTTGGATGCGCTGGAACAAAATGTGGACCTCCTGAAAGGCGTGCGCATTCACCAAATGCATGCCTTGAAACAGCGCCCCTACATTAACGGGGAATTTGGCGACCGTCTGCGGCATGTTTCCTATTTTTTGAGCGGCGCCACTAGAGAAGCTTATCGTGCCGGAAAGATCGAGCTGGTCCCCAGTCATTTCCGCCAGATGCCGCGCATTTTAAGAGAAACGACAAAGACTTCCCTGATTCTGGCGACGGCTTCGCCCATGGATGAACATGGATATTTTTCTTTAGGCACGAACGCGGATTACGTGGCGGCCTTTATCGGTAAAGTTCCCTTTTTCCTGGAAGTAAATCCGAACATGCCCCGCACCTTTGGCGGCAATCAGGTTCATATCAGCCAGGTTCTGGGTTACACGGAAGTTGACAGGCCTTTAGTTGAAGTGCTTCCAGCCCCCATCAATGACAAAGACAGAAAAATCGCGTCATACATCATGGACCATATTCCCAACGGCGCCACGTTACAAGTTGGAATCGGCGGAGTCCCCAATGCCGTATTGGACGCTTTGAAAAATCACCGCAATATCGGCATTCATACCGAATTGCTGACGGACGGAATCGTGGATCTCATCAACAAGGGCGTCATTACTGGAGTGGAAAAAAAGACGAATCCCGGCAAGGTGATCGCCACCTTTGCTCTGGGCACAAGGTATCTTTACGATTTTATGGATGAAAACTCCAGCATCGAGCTTTTGCCGGTGGATTATGTAAATGATCCGAGAACCATTGGGCAAGAAGAAAATATGATTTCCATCAATGCCACAACGGAAATTGATTTTTACGGGCAGTGCGCGTCCGAAACGGTTGCGGGTAAATACTACAGTTCCAGCGGCGGGCAGGCTGACTTCGCGCAGGGCGTGCTGTTTTCCCAGAACGGAAAAGGATTCATTTGCCTGTACTCCACAGCCAAAGACGACACCATCTCCCGCATCCGTCCTCTGCTGACCCCCGGTTCTGTTGTGACCACGTTGAAAAATGAAGTGGATTATGTGGTAACAGAATACGGCATCGCCCATTTGCGAGG contains:
- a CDS encoding ferrochelatase, producing the protein MAKAVAAAANIARYQAVFRSGRGDGWLGPDVKEAMKALAAKGAKGFVMCELLSVTADVESYQEIKEECQAVARELDVEFAVAEFLGDSFDTVLSITELIKSRL
- a CDS encoding acetyl-CoA hydrolase/transferase family protein; this encodes MIHFDSIAKRMAPEGILDFIKEGDDLILPLANGEPVVLLDALEQNVDLLKGVRIHQMHALKQRPYINGEFGDRLRHVSYFLSGATREAYRAGKIELVPSHFRQMPRILRETTKTSLILATASPMDEHGYFSLGTNADYVAAFIGKVPFFLEVNPNMPRTFGGNQVHISQVLGYTEVDRPLVEVLPAPINDKDRKIASYIMDHIPNGATLQVGIGGVPNAVLDALKNHRNIGIHTELLTDGIVDLINKGVITGVEKKTNPGKVIATFALGTRYLYDFMDENSSIELLPVDYVNDPRTIGQEENMISINATTEIDFYGQCASETVAGKYYSSSGGQADFAQGVLFSQNGKGFICLYSTAKDDTISRIRPLLTPGSVVTTLKNEVDYVVTEYGIAHLRGKSLSQRTKELIRIAHPKFREELTFKAKKLGFLV